A region from the Paenibacillus humicola genome encodes:
- a CDS encoding transglutaminase TgpA family protein, whose amino-acid sequence MRNTFVQTVVKWAKTGTYFKMSVVFAALLVFEWIRCLQDWWWDETFAIVHGTLLAAVLTSLFVPRTAWRLVIQLCALIALNIAYSGYKWIPFIGEKKRAADWLVWAGANAGQLSPFIWIGLTVLVLFHAIVICRKRRSLIMTVVGASLVTLAVDDSLFTPIYLWQEIAWTVGIGLAWLVASHFTSFRQRHPDSWRQLTDYPASLFLPVLFIIALVMGAGLFVPSVKPLLTDPYTAWKEARGEAVPSLIGAKVDTTAVSGSEGDTRSGYSRNDSALGGGFRFDYSPVMTVTTTKRSYWRGETKAFYSGRGWQEASGEREEESVEMTALKQSLPTSGNASSDHVEKVEQTVEMVRKDRFPVLFGAGPISSVVSINGGDTVPYSMRWLPDSWELRLPRGAAYPKSYSLVSDVAVLDEAALRKAGNDDGAVNAMYLQLPESLPQRVRNLAAELTKGKATAYDKVLAIENYLQTNFQYTNEPDLSKKRSRDFVDSFLFEIKEGYCDYFSTAMAVLTRAADIPARWVKGYAPGSMPVDPEEMQMEGITGANINPDGAGTYTVRNADAHSWVEVYFDGYGWVPFEATAGFAYPYAMPEDEPAAIPDIQSAPDSTPSADPAEEPAIPRNDLIASFAGAVMLLIAAVVFLRRKAIAAVWRTWRRNSAGSPNERVVKETNRLLRYCRRKGLDREEHETVRESVLRWSARLTSLQNEFGAVLLSFEKALYSPDKLSEEEAIRFEAHVKSIRERIG is encoded by the coding sequence GTGAGAAATACGTTTGTTCAAACGGTCGTGAAATGGGCGAAAACCGGTACTTATTTTAAAATGTCGGTCGTTTTTGCGGCTTTGCTTGTCTTCGAATGGATCCGCTGCCTGCAGGACTGGTGGTGGGACGAAACGTTCGCCATTGTGCACGGCACGCTGCTTGCGGCGGTGCTGACCTCGCTGTTTGTTCCGCGGACGGCCTGGCGCCTCGTGATTCAGCTGTGCGCGCTGATTGCGCTGAATATCGCGTATTCCGGCTATAAATGGATTCCTTTTATAGGCGAGAAGAAGAGGGCGGCCGACTGGCTGGTCTGGGCCGGAGCGAATGCGGGTCAGCTGTCCCCGTTTATCTGGATCGGCCTGACGGTGCTCGTGCTGTTCCATGCGATCGTCATCTGCCGCAAGCGCAGGTCGCTGATCATGACGGTCGTCGGAGCGTCGCTCGTGACGCTGGCCGTCGACGATTCGCTGTTTACGCCGATTTACCTGTGGCAGGAAATCGCCTGGACGGTCGGCATCGGGCTGGCTTGGCTTGTCGCCAGCCATTTTACGAGCTTCCGGCAGCGGCATCCCGACAGCTGGAGGCAGTTGACGGATTACCCGGCAAGCCTCTTTCTGCCCGTGCTGTTCATTATCGCGCTCGTCATGGGCGCGGGCTTGTTCGTCCCTTCCGTTAAACCGCTGTTGACGGACCCGTATACCGCCTGGAAGGAAGCGAGAGGCGAGGCCGTGCCGTCGCTGATCGGAGCGAAGGTGGACACAACCGCCGTATCCGGGAGCGAGGGCGATACCCGGTCGGGCTACAGCCGCAACGACAGTGCGCTCGGCGGAGGGTTCCGTTTCGATTATTCGCCGGTCATGACCGTGACGACGACGAAACGCAGCTATTGGCGCGGGGAAACCAAAGCGTTTTACAGCGGCAGAGGCTGGCAGGAAGCTTCTGGAGAGCGGGAGGAAGAATCGGTCGAAATGACCGCGCTTAAGCAATCGCTCCCGACAAGCGGAAATGCTTCCTCCGATCATGTGGAGAAGGTGGAGCAGACGGTCGAAATGGTGCGCAAGGACCGTTTTCCCGTCCTGTTCGGCGCCGGTCCGATCTCGTCCGTCGTGTCCATAAACGGCGGCGATACCGTGCCGTATTCGATGCGTTGGCTGCCGGACTCCTGGGAGCTTCGCCTGCCGAGAGGAGCGGCGTACCCGAAATCGTACTCGCTCGTCTCCGACGTGGCGGTGCTGGACGAAGCGGCGCTGCGCAAAGCCGGGAACGATGACGGGGCCGTTAACGCCATGTACCTGCAGCTCCCGGAATCGCTTCCCCAGCGCGTCCGAAATTTGGCCGCCGAGCTGACGAAAGGGAAGGCGACGGCCTACGACAAGGTGCTGGCGATCGAAAACTATTTGCAGACGAATTTTCAGTATACGAACGAACCCGATCTCAGCAAAAAACGGAGCAGGGATTTCGTCGATTCGTTCCTGTTCGAAATTAAAGAAGGATATTGCGACTACTTCTCGACGGCGATGGCGGTGTTGACGAGAGCCGCCGACATTCCGGCACGCTGGGTAAAAGGTTATGCGCCGGGCTCGATGCCGGTCGATCCGGAAGAGATGCAAATGGAAGGCATTACCGGCGCGAACATCAATCCCGACGGAGCGGGAACCTACACGGTGCGCAACGCCGACGCCCACTCGTGGGTCGAGGTGTACTTCGACGGGTACGGCTGGGTGCCGTTCGAAGCGACCGCGGGCTTCGCCTATCCGTATGCGATGCCCGAGGACGAACCGGCTGCGATTCCCGACATCCAAAGCGCTCCGGACAGCACGCCGTCAGCCGATCCGGCCGAAGAACCCGCGATTCCGCGCAACGACCTGATCGCGTCGTTCGCCGGAGCGGTTATGCTGCTGATTGCGGCGGTCGTCTTCCTGCGCCGGAAAGCGATTGCCGCCGTTTGGCGGACATGGCGCCGGAACAGCGCCGGCTCGCCGAATGAGCGGGTCGTTAAAGAAACGAATCGGCTGCTGCGGTACTGCCGCCGCAAAGGCCTCGACCGGGAGGAGCACGAGACGGTGCGCGAATCGGTTTTGCGCTGGTCGGCTCGTCTCACGTCGCTGCAGAACGAATTCGGCGCCGTGCTGCTCTCGTTCGAAAAAGCGCTCTACAGCCCCGACAAGCTGTCCGAGGAGGAAGCGATCCGCTTCGAAGCTCACGTCAAATCCATCCGGGAGCGGATCGGTTAA